One window of the Candidatus Eremiobacteraceae bacterium genome contains the following:
- a CDS encoding sulfotransferase, protein MAGKVIRHNYRKLASKAVRASHEFFVDAGGDHRSTIFLAGGGRSGTTWIAQILNYDNTYRMMFEPFYPKEVPMCRSFGPALYLRPDAVDPSRREMAGRVLAGRLKGGWVNQYNNKWYATRRIIKDIRVNLFLKWLNVNFPGMPVIQLWRHPLATVASRMVLGWETYADPYLSQAALVEDHLAGVAEEMRAATDPFDQQVFRWCVESYVPLRQFAAGEIHLAFYERFVSEPAAAIAGVFRHIGRIYDEKALSVLTKPSTQTRRRKSAIVTGGNVLEQWREAISAERVRRAVRILSLFGLDRIYNEETMPDVNAAYEMLGVKK, encoded by the coding sequence ATGGCCGGCAAGGTCATCCGCCACAACTATCGCAAGCTCGCGTCCAAGGCCGTGCGCGCGAGCCATGAGTTCTTCGTCGACGCCGGCGGCGACCACCGCTCTACCATCTTTCTAGCGGGGGGCGGACGCAGCGGCACGACGTGGATCGCGCAGATCCTCAACTATGACAATACTTACCGCATGATGTTCGAACCCTTCTATCCCAAAGAGGTGCCTATGTGCCGTTCGTTCGGCCCGGCACTCTACCTTCGGCCGGATGCGGTTGATCCAAGCAGACGCGAAATGGCCGGCCGCGTTCTAGCCGGGCGATTGAAAGGCGGATGGGTCAACCAGTACAACAACAAATGGTATGCGACGCGCCGCATCATCAAGGATATCCGAGTCAATCTTTTTCTCAAATGGCTGAACGTCAATTTTCCCGGCATGCCCGTGATCCAATTGTGGCGCCACCCATTGGCCACGGTGGCGTCGCGCATGGTCTTGGGCTGGGAGACGTACGCGGATCCCTATCTCTCGCAGGCGGCGCTCGTCGAAGATCATCTCGCGGGTGTCGCGGAAGAGATGAGAGCCGCCACCGATCCGTTCGATCAGCAAGTATTCAGGTGGTGCGTCGAGTCGTACGTGCCGTTGCGCCAATTCGCGGCTGGGGAGATCCATCTTGCCTTTTACGAACGGTTCGTTTCCGAGCCGGCAGCGGCGATCGCAGGAGTCTTCCGGCACATCGGGCGCATCTACGACGAGAAGGCACTTTCGGTGCTCACCAAACCTTCGACTCAGACCCGCAGAAGAAAAAGCGCCATCGTCACCGGCGGCAACGTCCTAGAGCAGTGGCGTGAAGCCATTTCGGCCGAACGCGTCCGCCGGGCGGTGCGCATCTTGTCCTTGTTCGGACTCGATCGCATTTACAACGAAGAAACGATGCCGGACGTCAATGCGGCATACGAGATGCTCGGCGTGAAAAAGTAG
- a CDS encoding sulfotransferase — translation MDDARRRPKSLTIAGRIRRRLSVIVHNLYVDVNRDASATVLLCGSGRSGTTWLVGVANYDNYYRLMIEPFFRAHVPAVKAFRRRQYLRPSNVDPTYLGPATSIFTGAIRDGFIDQLNRRIVCTSRIVKDVRCTLMLGWLRARFPAMPIVLVLRHPCAVAHSRAKLGWDDIREDYLGQPDLVTDHLAPFAGAIRAASTDFERHVFDWCVENYVPFRQLAPGGVHLAYYENFCVDPARELDRLFAFLGRPYDARIFSTLTRSTASAFAAGRARSSAVISEESLTESWRGQLSRDQIDRAYEIVASFGLERIYGRAWLPDMDGALATFSGATDIASVAPG, via the coding sequence GTGGACGACGCACGCCGGCGGCCGAAATCATTGACGATCGCCGGCCGAATCCGCCGCCGCCTTTCCGTCATAGTTCACAATTTGTACGTCGATGTAAACCGGGACGCAAGCGCGACCGTGCTGCTCTGCGGCTCCGGCCGCAGCGGCACGACGTGGCTCGTCGGCGTCGCGAACTACGACAACTACTACCGCCTCATGATCGAGCCTTTTTTTCGCGCCCACGTCCCAGCAGTGAAGGCGTTCCGACGGCGCCAGTATTTGCGGCCGTCAAATGTCGACCCGACGTACCTTGGACCGGCGACGTCGATCTTCACCGGCGCCATCCGCGATGGGTTCATCGATCAATTGAACCGCCGGATCGTCTGCACTTCGCGCATCGTGAAGGACGTGCGATGCACGCTGATGCTCGGATGGCTTCGCGCCCGCTTTCCCGCAATGCCGATCGTGCTGGTGCTTCGCCATCCATGCGCGGTGGCGCATTCGCGGGCTAAGCTCGGATGGGACGACATCCGTGAAGATTACCTCGGGCAGCCCGATCTCGTGACGGATCATCTCGCGCCGTTCGCAGGCGCGATACGAGCCGCTAGTACAGATTTCGAGCGCCACGTCTTCGACTGGTGCGTCGAGAACTACGTTCCGTTCCGCCAATTAGCGCCGGGCGGCGTGCATCTGGCGTACTACGAAAATTTTTGCGTCGATCCGGCGCGCGAACTCGATCGATTGTTCGCGTTTTTGGGGCGGCCATACGATGCGAGGATATTCTCCACGCTCACGCGATCGACAGCCTCTGCGTTCGCCGCAGGACGCGCGCGGTCGTCGGCGGTCATCAGCGAAGAAAGCCTAACCGAATCGTGGCGCGGTCAACTTTCGCGAGACCAGATCGACCGGGCATATGAGATCGTGGCATCATTCGGTTTGGAACGGATCTACGGCCGCGCATGGCTGCCCGACATGGATGGAGCGCTTGCGACGTTTTCGGGTGCGACGGATATTGCATCCGTAGCACCAGGCTAG
- a CDS encoding glycosyltransferase: MSAVLHDRADLPVARTVDPQLVRIGLVMPVFNEAASLAETLASIAAQTFDHRRIQLVAVDGASTDESVAVVDRWLAAADIQGTVVSNPRRRIPISLNAGIRQLAVTDLIVRLDAHTTYGPAYLADIVAAFADGPPDLGCVGGHQVPDEGGTFQSRLSGALLTHPLGVARLDVLQLTQPRYTDTMYLGAWRPGLLQRLGGFDENWIANEDSELESRLRADGWRMLLIPVENRYHVTRGVWSTVRQWSGYGFWRAQTIRRYPVERRWRHAVVLLGLFTLIAILISPWRMLLLPAYAIYALAVVVLGARQAPIGVNLCACVLFPVVHVLYAVNFLRGLAHSPPKFVSSL, translated from the coding sequence ATGAGTGCCGTCTTGCACGATCGTGCAGATCTTCCCGTGGCTCGAACCGTCGATCCGCAACTCGTCCGCATCGGACTCGTCATGCCGGTCTTCAACGAAGCGGCCAGCTTGGCGGAGACGCTTGCGAGCATCGCTGCGCAGACATTCGATCACCGCCGCATCCAGCTCGTCGCCGTCGACGGCGCATCCACCGATGAAAGCGTCGCCGTGGTCGATCGCTGGCTGGCCGCTGCGGACATACAGGGCACGGTGGTGAGCAATCCCCGGCGGCGCATTCCGATCAGCTTGAACGCAGGCATCCGGCAACTGGCCGTCACCGACTTGATCGTCCGCCTCGACGCGCACACGACGTACGGACCGGCGTACCTCGCGGATATCGTCGCCGCGTTCGCGGACGGACCTCCGGATCTCGGCTGCGTCGGCGGACACCAAGTGCCCGATGAAGGCGGCACCTTTCAATCCCGCCTCTCCGGCGCGCTCCTCACGCATCCGCTCGGCGTGGCGAGACTCGACGTCCTGCAGCTCACCCAACCCCGGTACACGGATACGATGTATCTCGGCGCGTGGCGGCCGGGACTCTTGCAGCGGTTGGGTGGCTTCGACGAAAACTGGATCGCGAACGAGGATTCGGAACTCGAATCGCGCCTTCGCGCCGACGGTTGGCGCATGCTGCTCATTCCGGTGGAAAACCGCTATCACGTGACGCGCGGCGTGTGGTCCACCGTCCGGCAATGGTCGGGATACGGATTCTGGCGCGCGCAGACGATTCGACGATATCCGGTTGAACGGCGGTGGCGTCATGCGGTCGTCCTTCTCGGTCTGTTCACGCTTATCGCGATCCTCATCTCACCTTGGCGCATGCTTTTGCTCCCGGCGTATGCGATCTACGCGCTCGCGGTCGTCGTTCTTGGCGCGCGGCAAGCGCCGATCGGCGTCAACCTCTGCGCGTGCGTGCTGTTTCCGGTCGTCCATGTGTTGTATGCGGTTAACTTCCTGCGCGGTCTCGCACACTCCCCGCCCAAATTCGTTTCGTCGCTCTAG